In Streptomyces longhuiensis, the following proteins share a genomic window:
- a CDS encoding AurF N-oxygenase family protein — MASSTVRPESHELPDERGVSRRLLESAAVLAYDPATEVDWETPLDRDFHGASPEWSTLYGTAYWAELTEEQRKELTRQEAASVASTGIWFEMILQQMVLRDMYAKDPTKADFQWALTEVAEECRHSIMFARGAEKLGAPAYRPHRLVIELGRVFKTLAFGEAAYAAILVAEEVLDVMQRDWMRDERVVPFVRTINNIHVVEESRHMKFARDQTRKRLAGAGRIRRHINAFVVATASYFIVTSMVRRQVYESAGLDVRRAVAEAGANEHHKSMMRASCSGLMEFLASARLLTKPALAFYKRANLI; from the coding sequence ATGGCAAGCAGCACTGTTCGGCCGGAATCGCACGAACTCCCCGACGAGCGCGGCGTCTCGCGGCGGCTGCTGGAGTCGGCTGCCGTGCTGGCGTACGACCCGGCGACCGAGGTGGACTGGGAGACGCCGCTGGACAGGGACTTCCACGGCGCGAGCCCGGAGTGGAGCACGCTCTACGGCACCGCGTACTGGGCGGAGTTGACCGAGGAGCAGCGCAAGGAGCTGACGCGGCAGGAAGCCGCGTCGGTGGCCAGCACCGGCATCTGGTTCGAGATGATCCTCCAGCAGATGGTGCTGCGGGACATGTACGCCAAGGACCCGACGAAGGCCGACTTCCAGTGGGCGCTGACCGAGGTCGCCGAGGAGTGCCGCCACTCGATCATGTTCGCCCGCGGCGCGGAGAAGCTGGGGGCGCCGGCCTACCGGCCGCACCGGCTCGTCATCGAACTGGGCCGCGTCTTCAAGACACTCGCCTTCGGCGAGGCGGCGTACGCCGCGATCCTGGTGGCCGAGGAAGTCCTCGACGTCATGCAGCGCGACTGGATGCGCGACGAGCGGGTCGTGCCGTTCGTCCGCACGATCAACAACATCCATGTCGTCGAGGAGTCGCGGCACATGAAGTTCGCCCGCGACCAGACGCGCAAGCGCCTCGCGGGTGCGGGGCGGATCCGCCGGCACATCAACGCCTTCGTGGTCGCGACCGCGTCCTACTTCATCGTGACGAGCATGGTCCGCCGCCAGGTCTACGAGAGCGCCGGCCTGGACGTGCGGCGCGCCGTGGCCGAGGCGGGGGCCAACGAGCACCACAAGTCCATGATGCGCGCGAGCTGCTCGGGCCTCATGGAGTTCCTGGCCTCCGCACGGCTGCTCACCAAGCCTGCGCTGGCGTTCTACAAGCGTGCCAACCTCATCTGA
- the cynS gene encoding cyanase, producing the protein MAHAQFDPTARETLAVAAVDAKTRKDLTWQQIADVAGLSPAFVTAAVLGQHALPQPSAEAVAELLGLDEDAALLLQTIPTRGSIPGGIPTDPTIYRFYEMLQVYGTTLKALVHEQFGDGIISAINFKLDVKKVADPEGGERAVITLDGKYLPTKPF; encoded by the coding sequence ATGGCACACGCCCAGTTCGACCCCACCGCCCGCGAGACCCTCGCCGTCGCCGCCGTCGACGCCAAGACCCGCAAGGACCTGACCTGGCAGCAGATCGCCGACGTCGCCGGACTGTCGCCGGCCTTCGTCACCGCGGCCGTCCTCGGCCAGCACGCCCTTCCGCAGCCGTCCGCCGAGGCCGTCGCGGAACTCCTCGGTCTCGACGAGGACGCGGCCCTGCTGCTGCAGACCATCCCGACGCGCGGTTCGATCCCCGGCGGCATTCCGACCGACCCGACCATCTACCGCTTCTACGAGATGCTCCAGGTCTACGGCACCACCCTCAAGGCCCTCGTCCACGAGCAGTTCGGCGACGGGATCATCAGCGCGATCAACTTCAAGCTCGACGTGAAGAAGGTCGCCGACCCCGAGGGCGGCGAGCGCGCCGTGATCACCCTCGACGGCAAGTACCTGCCCACAAAGCCTTTCTGA
- a CDS encoding nucleoside deaminase, translating into MDFAQRTIDLARQNVEEGGRPFATVIVKDGEILAESPNRVAQTSDPTAHAEILAIRDACRKLGTEHLVGATIYVLAHPCPMCLGSLYYCSPDEVVFLTTRDAYEPHYVDDRRYFELDSFYGEFAKDYTERRLPMRHEPRDSAVDVYRLWQERNGGSRRVPGVPTA; encoded by the coding sequence ATGGACTTCGCCCAGCGCACCATCGACCTCGCCCGCCAGAACGTCGAAGAGGGCGGACGCCCCTTCGCCACCGTCATCGTCAAGGACGGCGAGATCCTCGCCGAGAGCCCCAACAGGGTCGCCCAGACCTCCGACCCCACCGCGCACGCGGAGATCCTCGCCATCCGCGACGCCTGCCGCAAGCTCGGCACCGAGCACCTGGTCGGCGCCACCATCTACGTACTCGCCCACCCCTGCCCGATGTGCCTGGGTTCGCTGTACTACTGCTCCCCCGACGAGGTCGTCTTCCTCACCACCCGCGACGCGTACGAGCCGCACTACGTCGACGACCGCAGGTACTTCGAACTCGACTCCTTCTACGGCGAGTTCGCCAAGGACTACACCGAGCGTCGCCTGCCCATGCGCCACGAGCCGCGGGACAGCGCCGTCGACGTGTACCGGCTGTGGCAGGAGCGCAACGGCGGCAGCCGCCGGGTGCCCGGGGTGCCGACGGCCTGA
- a CDS encoding carbonic anhydrase — MHDLSDGLARFRRDVFPAKAGLFAHLATTHRPTTLFIGCSDARVVPELITQSEPGELFVVRTAGNLVPAYSSDPDGVAASIEYAVAVLHVSDVVVCGHSACGAMTALAEGHDLGAAPVVSGWLRHADAARARVAAAPEASGPGRVAALVRANVSAQLRNLATHPSVARALAEGTLTLHGWVFDIATGAVDPVDAAAIAA, encoded by the coding sequence ATGCATGACCTCTCGGACGGTCTCGCGCGCTTTCGCCGCGACGTCTTTCCCGCGAAGGCGGGGCTCTTCGCCCACCTGGCCACGACCCACCGCCCGACGACGCTCTTCATCGGCTGCTCGGACGCCCGCGTGGTCCCCGAACTGATCACACAGAGCGAACCCGGCGAGCTGTTCGTCGTCCGCACCGCGGGCAACCTGGTCCCGGCCTACTCCTCGGACCCCGACGGCGTCGCGGCGAGCATCGAGTACGCCGTCGCCGTGCTGCACGTGAGCGACGTCGTCGTGTGCGGTCACTCGGCCTGCGGGGCGATGACCGCGCTGGCCGAGGGGCACGACCTCGGCGCCGCGCCGGTCGTCTCCGGCTGGCTGCGGCACGCGGACGCCGCGCGGGCCCGGGTCGCCGCGGCCCCGGAAGCGTCGGGTCCCGGCAGGGTCGCCGCCCTGGTGCGGGCGAACGTGTCCGCGCAACTGCGGAACCTGGCCACCCACCCCTCCGTGGCCCGAGCTCTGGCCGAAGGGACGCTCACCCTGCACGGCTGGGTGTTCGACATCGCCACCGGAGCAGTCGATCCGGTCGACGCCGCCGCGATCGCGGCCTGA
- the cynR gene encoding transcriptional regulator CynR, translating into MGPELRHLRYLIAVAEHGNFTRAAEELRISQPTLSQQIKQMERVVGVQLLDRSGRTVRPTDAGEAYVYYAKRVLRDLAAADRAVLDVADLSRGHLRLAMTPTFTVYLIGPLVDTLRSRHPAITVDVREMTQDHIEASLLADELDLGIAFEGAQQTGIAATALFTEHLSLVVSADGDRVRGDRPLPVRELAERQLALLSGDFATRGHIDDYLAACRVDPTVAVEANSILALTEIVRRSSSLATVLPDAIADDHPHLRPVPLDPPLPTRTAVLLRRESAYESAAGRAFARLAHDLVEERGYRRA; encoded by the coding sequence ATGGGCCCCGAACTTCGTCATCTCCGCTATCTGATCGCGGTGGCCGAGCACGGCAACTTCACCCGTGCGGCCGAGGAGCTGCGTATCTCCCAGCCGACGCTGTCGCAGCAGATCAAACAGATGGAGCGCGTCGTCGGCGTCCAGCTCCTGGACCGCAGTGGCCGCACGGTACGCCCCACCGACGCCGGCGAGGCCTACGTGTACTACGCGAAGCGCGTGCTGAGGGACCTGGCGGCCGCCGACCGCGCCGTGCTCGACGTCGCGGACCTCTCGCGGGGCCACCTCCGGCTCGCCATGACGCCCACGTTCACGGTCTACCTCATCGGCCCGCTCGTGGACACGCTCCGCAGCCGCCACCCCGCAATCACGGTCGACGTAAGGGAGATGACGCAGGATCACATCGAGGCGAGTCTGCTCGCGGACGAACTCGACCTCGGGATCGCCTTCGAGGGGGCGCAACAGACGGGCATCGCGGCCACAGCGCTGTTCACCGAACACCTGAGCCTCGTCGTGAGCGCCGACGGCGATCGGGTCCGGGGCGACCGGCCGCTACCCGTACGCGAGCTTGCCGAGCGCCAACTCGCCCTGCTCAGCGGAGATTTCGCGACCCGAGGCCACATCGACGACTATCTCGCGGCGTGTCGTGTCGATCCGACCGTCGCCGTCGAGGCCAACAGCATCCTGGCGCTCACCGAGATCGTGCGCCGCTCGTCGTCGCTGGCCACCGTGCTCCCCGACGCCATCGCCGACGATCACCCACACCTTCGGCCCGTCCCTCTCGACCCGCCGCTGCCCACCCGTACCGCCGTGCTCCTGCGCAGGGAGAGTGCCTACGAGAGCGCGGCCGGGCGCGCGTTCGCCCGCCTCGCGCACGACCTCGTCGAGGAACGAGGCTACCGGCGGGCCTGA